In the genome of Natronorubrum sediminis, one region contains:
- a CDS encoding valine--tRNA ligase, whose translation MSPTSIHRTTTGISDERTRLQHRDDALPTPFAGGESMSTDAPEQADDESPLEGGYDPEAVENRWQNRWLDEAVYAYDGDPGQDPNTTYAIDTPPPTVSGSLHMGHLYGSTLQDFAARFQRMHDGSVLFPFGYDDNGIASERLTETELEIRHQDYERREFQELCREVCAEYEAEFTEQMQSLGTSIDWSHTYKTIEPRVQRISQLSFLDLHEKGREYRKKAPAIWCPECETAISQVETEDDERHSHFNDIAFELASDGADREEFVISTTRPELIPACVSVFVHPDDEANQDLVGETARIPIFGHEVPIIADERVDMEKGSGVVMCCTFGDQNDIEWYQAHDLPLRVAIDESATMTDLAGDYEGMSTEEAREAIVEDLDEDGSLRDRWEITHAVGVHERCETPVEYRVSKQWYVEILDHKEEYLEAGREMEWYPEKMFTRYKHWIEGLEWDWLISRQRDSGIPFPVWYCAECDHEVMAEKEELPVDPLSDDAPVDACPECGHDEFEPEEDVFDTWATSSLTPLINAGWDWDPDGDGGDGEFTMANPELYPFDLRPQGHDIISFWLFHTIVKCYEHTGEVPFDATLINGHVLDENREKMSKSRGNVVDPNDVLSEYPVDAVRFWAASAAVGDDFPYQEKDLRAGEKLLRKLWNASKLVDTLAPADPEEPEELEAIDRWLLAELDDATEELTAQLEEYEFAKARDRLRTFFWNTFCDDYLEIAKGREDNPSTQYALRTAHRTFLELWAPFLPHVTEEIWQGVYSDGPDDLEANSIHTREWPRPQGYEADLEAGETATEVISALRRYKSEKQLPLNADLEAVSVYGPVEGFEDAIQNVMHVQELTLLEDEPEVTTEVASIDLDYSTLGPKFGSKVGDIDAGIESGEYEIDESQDVLRVAGEQLESELFEVSLERTYSGEGEMIETESAVVVVE comes from the coding sequence GTATTTCCGATGAACGAACACGCCTGCAACATCGAGACGACGCATTGCCGACGCCCTTCGCGGGCGGTGAGAGCATGAGCACAGACGCGCCCGAGCAAGCCGACGACGAGTCTCCCCTCGAGGGCGGCTACGACCCCGAAGCGGTCGAGAACCGCTGGCAGAACCGCTGGCTCGACGAAGCGGTCTACGCCTACGACGGCGATCCGGGACAGGATCCGAACACGACGTACGCGATCGACACGCCTCCGCCGACGGTTTCGGGCAGCCTGCACATGGGCCACCTCTACGGCTCGACGCTGCAGGACTTCGCCGCCCGGTTCCAACGGATGCACGACGGAAGCGTACTCTTTCCGTTCGGGTACGACGACAACGGTATCGCGAGCGAGCGTCTGACCGAGACCGAACTCGAGATCCGCCACCAGGACTACGAACGCCGCGAGTTTCAGGAACTCTGTCGCGAAGTCTGTGCGGAGTACGAAGCCGAGTTCACGGAGCAGATGCAGAGCCTCGGGACCTCGATCGACTGGTCGCACACGTACAAGACGATCGAGCCCCGCGTCCAGCGCATCTCTCAGCTTTCGTTCCTCGATCTCCACGAGAAGGGCCGCGAGTACCGCAAGAAAGCCCCCGCGATCTGGTGTCCCGAGTGCGAGACCGCGATCTCGCAGGTCGAGACCGAAGACGACGAGCGCCACTCGCACTTCAACGATATCGCGTTCGAATTGGCCTCCGACGGCGCGGACCGCGAGGAGTTCGTCATCTCGACGACGCGACCCGAACTGATCCCGGCCTGCGTCTCCGTCTTCGTCCACCCCGACGACGAGGCGAATCAGGACCTCGTCGGCGAAACGGCACGAATCCCGATCTTCGGCCACGAGGTGCCGATCATCGCCGACGAGCGCGTCGACATGGAGAAAGGCAGCGGCGTCGTGATGTGTTGTACCTTCGGCGACCAAAACGACATCGAGTGGTACCAGGCCCACGACCTGCCGCTTCGCGTTGCCATTGACGAGTCCGCGACGATGACCGATCTCGCCGGCGACTACGAGGGTATGTCCACCGAGGAGGCTCGCGAGGCCATCGTCGAGGACTTAGACGAGGACGGCTCCCTGCGCGACCGCTGGGAGATCACCCACGCCGTCGGCGTCCACGAGCGCTGTGAGACGCCCGTCGAGTACCGCGTCTCCAAACAGTGGTACGTCGAGATCCTGGATCACAAGGAGGAGTACCTCGAGGCCGGCCGGGAGATGGAGTGGTACCCCGAAAAGATGTTCACCCGGTACAAACACTGGATCGAGGGCCTCGAGTGGGACTGGCTCATCTCTCGCCAGCGCGACTCGGGAATCCCGTTCCCGGTCTGGTACTGTGCGGAGTGTGACCACGAGGTCATGGCGGAAAAGGAGGAGCTGCCCGTCGATCCCCTCTCCGACGACGCGCCAGTCGACGCCTGTCCCGAGTGTGGTCACGACGAATTCGAGCCCGAAGAGGACGTCTTCGACACGTGGGCGACATCCTCGCTGACGCCGCTGATCAACGCGGGCTGGGACTGGGACCCCGACGGCGACGGCGGTGACGGCGAATTCACGATGGCAAACCCCGAGCTCTACCCCTTCGATCTCCGGCCACAGGGCCACGACATCATCTCCTTCTGGCTGTTCCACACCATCGTCAAGTGCTACGAGCACACGGGCGAGGTGCCCTTCGACGCGACGCTGATCAACGGCCACGTGCTCGACGAGAACCGCGAGAAGATGTCCAAATCTCGTGGCAACGTCGTGGACCCGAACGACGTGCTCTCGGAGTACCCCGTCGACGCCGTCCGCTTCTGGGCGGCCAGCGCGGCCGTCGGCGACGACTTTCCCTATCAGGAGAAGGACCTCCGTGCGGGCGAGAAGCTCCTGCGCAAGCTCTGGAACGCCTCGAAACTCGTCGACACGCTCGCGCCCGCCGACCCCGAAGAACCCGAGGAACTCGAGGCGATCGACCGCTGGCTCCTCGCCGAACTGGACGACGCGACCGAAGAACTCACTGCGCAACTCGAGGAGTACGAGTTCGCGAAGGCTCGCGACCGACTCAGAACCTTCTTCTGGAACACGTTCTGTGACGATTACTTAGAGATCGCAAAAGGTCGCGAAGACAATCCCTCGACGCAGTACGCGCTGCGAACCGCACACCGAACCTTCCTCGAGTTGTGGGCGCCGTTCTTGCCCCACGTCACCGAGGAGATCTGGCAGGGTGTCTACAGCGACGGTCCCGACGACCTGGAGGCAAACAGCATCCACACCCGCGAGTGGCCGCGTCCACAGGGCTACGAGGCGGACCTCGAGGCCGGCGAGACGGCGACGGAAGTCATCTCCGCGCTTCGTCGGTACAAGAGCGAGAAGCAGTTGCCGCTCAACGCCGACCTCGAGGCGGTGTCGGTCTACGGCCCCGTCGAGGGCTTCGAGGACGCCATCCAGAACGTGATGCACGTCCAGGAGTTGACGCTGCTCGAGGACGAACCCGAGGTGACGACCGAGGTCGCCTCGATCGATCTAGATTACTCGACGCTCGGACCGAAATTCGGCTCGAAAGTCGGCGATATCGACGCCGGAATCGAGAGCGGCGAGTACGAGATCGACGAGAGCCAGGACGTTCTACGCGTTGCTGGCGAGCAACTCGAGAGCGAACTGTTCGAGGTCTCCCTCGAGCGAACCTACTCGGGCGAGGGCGAGATGATCGAAACCGAGTCGGCGGTCGTCGTCGTCGAGTAA